One stretch of Juglans microcarpa x Juglans regia isolate MS1-56 chromosome 3D, Jm3101_v1.0, whole genome shotgun sequence DNA includes these proteins:
- the LOC121254098 gene encoding uncharacterized protein LOC121254098, which translates to MMSITGIQGQLLEVTVVACDKLKDTEWVSKQDPYVSLEYGGTKFSTRTCTDGHTDPVFQEKFPFPLIEGLGELTCEVWNSNTILRHTFIGSAKILLQRVLSRGYDDSAWPLQDKNGRYAGQVRLILRYENNVMEPATSSSFAHLSSSSSSCRPSVTQPIFQDLHWCSPTTAVNAYPTPAPAAPYAPPAQPYPPPSDPYSSYSISNAAGYQPAFPYSAPPSAVYPPPPIYPLNSAYPPSLYPPAPQSSHGLYPPGTRSLSRYVPSPAILRDNLELLHTETKEVHSPVIAYGYDIMRIYICFESILNGLPKIYVFF; encoded by the exons ATGATGTCGATTACGGGTATCCAAGGCCAGCTTCTTGAAGTCACTG TGGTTGCCTGCGACAAATTGAAGGATACCGAGTGGGTTTCAAAGCAGGACCCGTACGTGAGCCTCGAATATGGTGGCACCAAGTTTAGCACCAGAACATGCACTG ATGGGCATACGGATCCGGTATTCCAGGAGAAGTTCCCGTTTCCCTTAATCGAAGGTCTTGGAGAGTTAACCTGCGAAGTTTGGAACAGCAATACCATTCTACGCCACACTTTCATCGGCAGCGctaa GATTCTATTGCAAAGGGTTCTTTCTCGGGGCTACGACGACTCCGCCTGGCCGCTTCAAGATAAAAATGGCAg ATATGCAGGACAAGTGCGACTAATATTACGTTATGAGAATAATGTCATG GAACCTGCAACGTCAAGCAGCTTTGCTCATctgtcgtcgtcgtcgtcgtcatgCCGGCCATCTGTAACTCAACCAATCTTCCAAGACCTTCATTGGTGCTCTCCAACAACAGCTGTCAATGCTTACCCAACTCCTGCACCGGCAGCTCCTTACGCACCTCCGGCCCAGCCCTACCCACCTCCATCTGATCCTTACTCTTCATACTCAATATCTAACGCAGCAGGCTATCAACCTGCATTCCCATACTCAGCTCCACCATCAGCGGTCTATCCTCCACCACCGATATACCCACTAAATTCTGCTTATCCTCCATCTCTATATCCACCAGCTCCGCAATCTTCACACGGTCTTTATCCTCCAGGTA CCAGGTCCTTATCAAGGTACGTACCCTCTCCCGCCATTTTGAGAGACAACCTGGAGCTTCTGCACACGGAAACGAAAGAAGTTCACAGCCCAGTAATTGCATATGGATATGATATAATGCGTATATACATTTGTTTTGAGAGCATTCTCAATGGGTTACctaaaatatatgttttcttcTAA
- the LOC121256607 gene encoding cyclin-D3-1-like codes for MAIQLQNEQQIEQHEQGSSLLLDALYCEEERWVEEGEVLQGESESETYGSQNNDVNKPSLFPLHLPEQDLFWEDEELLSLFSKEQKQAHLDYSIVETDSGTISVARREAVEWMLKVHVYYGFSIPTAILAINYLDRFLTSLHIQRDKPCMIQLVAVACLSLAAKVEETQVPLLLDLQVEGAKYVFEAKIIQRMELLVLATLQWKMQPVTPLSFIDHVIRRVGLKTHLQVDFLRRCERLLLSVVSGSRFVGYLPSVLATATMMHVIYQVEPCNHIEYENQLLGVLEISKEKVNDCYNLIAELPKADNCDHYNLHKRKYEQIPCSPNGVIDAGFSSDGSNDSWAVGSSVYSSPEPLFKKRRANEQQLKFSPFSRVSVGIVGSSP; via the exons ATGGCGATTCAACTACAGAATGAGCAGCAAATAGAACAACACGAACAAGGCTCTTCATTATTGCTGGACGCTCTATACTGTGAAGAAGAGAGATGGGTGGAAGAAGGGGAAGTTTTACAAGgggagagtgagagtgagacaTATGGCAGCCAAAACAATGATGTCAATAAaccttctctttttcctttgcacTTGCCGGAGCAAGATTTGTTCTGGGAAGATGAAGAGCTTCTTTCTCTGTTCTCCAAAGAACAGAAACAAGCTCATCTTGATTACAGCATTGTAGAAACAGACTCTGGTACTATCTCTGTAGCTCGTCGTGAGGCTGTGGAATGGATGCTCAAAGTCCATGTTTATTATGGGTTCTCAATACCCACAGCAATCCTAGCCATTAACTATCTCGATAGGTTCCTCACAAGCCTCCATATTCAGAGAGACAAGCCATGCATGATCCAACTCGTGGCTGTGGCTTGTCTCTCTTTGGCTGCAAAAGTGGAAGAGACCCAAGTGCCACTTCTCTTGGACCTCCAA GTGGAGGGCGCAAAGTATGTGTTTGAGGCTAAAATTATTCAGAGAATGGAGCTTCTGGTGCTCGCCACCCTTCAGTGGAAGATGCAACCGGTGACCCCACTCTCATTTATTGACCACGTCATAAGGAGGGTTGGATTGAAGACCCATCTCCAAGTGGATTTCCTCAGGCGTTGTGAGCGTCTCCTCCTCTCTGTGGTCTCCG GTTCAAGATTCGTCGGTTATCTTCCTTCTGTATTGGCCACTGCCACTATGATGCACGTTATCTACCAAGTTGAGCCTTGTAATCACATAGAATACGAAAACCAGCTTCTGGGTGTCCTTGAAATAAGCAAG GAAAAAGTGAATGACTGTTATAATCTCATCGCTGAGCTACCAAAGGCCGATAATTGCGACCATTACAACCTTCACAAGCGCAAGTATGAGCAAATTCCTTGCAGCCCAAATGGTGTAATTGATGCTGGCTTTAGCTCCGATGGCTCCAACGATTCTTGGGCCGTGGGGTCCTCGGTTTATTCATCACCGGAGCCTCTGTTCAAGAAGAGAAGAGCCAATGAACAGCAATTGAAATTTTCACCATTCAGCCGGGTCTCTGTGGGCATTGTTGGCAGCTCTCCATAA